The proteins below come from a single Sorghum bicolor cultivar BTx623 chromosome 4, Sorghum_bicolor_NCBIv3, whole genome shotgun sequence genomic window:
- the LOC8064238 gene encoding protein IDA-LIKE 2 has translation MAGSCCFQAGGGVGCSSSSSSRTTTTTRRRPSLTQQPPWRRLVLVFLVLLLLVPSCCQATRGMQPFRGKPLEAGSANHFLGFLPRGPVPPSGPSRQHNSIGAQDQSHP, from the coding sequence ATGGCCGGATCCTGCTGTTTCCAAGCAGGAGGGGGAGTAGGctgtagtagcagcagcagcagccggacgacgacgacgacgcggcgGCGACCATCATTAACACAGCAGCCGCCGTGGCGGAGGCTGGTGCTGGTGTTTCTGGTCCTCCTGCTGCTGGTGCCGAGCTGCTGCCAGGCGACGCGAGGCATGCAGCCGTTCAGGGGGAAGCCACTGGAGGCAGGCAGCGCCAACCATTTCCTGGGGTTCTTGCCGCGGGGGCCCGTGCCGCCGTCGGGCCCCTCGCGGCAGCACAACTCCATCGGAGCGCAGGACCAAAGCCATccctga